One Triticum dicoccoides isolate Atlit2015 ecotype Zavitan chromosome 3B, WEW_v2.0, whole genome shotgun sequence genomic window, atgatcaatatcattagcttcctcactaattggtgtagttgtcacaggaactgattcttgtgatgaactattttccaataagggagcaagtacagttacctcatcaagttctactttcctcccactcacttctttcgagagaaactccttctctagaaaggatccgaatttagcaacgaaaatcttgccctcagatctgtgatagaaggtgtacccaatagtctcttttgggtatcctatgaagacacatttctctgatttgggttcgagcttatctggttgaagtttcttcacataagcatcgcaaccccaaactttaagaaacgacaactttggtttcttgccaaaccatagttcataaggcatcgtctcaacggattttgatggtgccctatttaatgtgaatgtggtcgtctctaaagcacaaccccaaaacgacagcggtaaatcagtaagagacatcatagatcgcaccatatccagtaaagtacgattacaacgttcggacacaccatttcgttgtggtgttccgggtggcgtgagttgcgaaactattccacattgtttcaaatgtaaaccaaactcgtaactcaaatattctcctccacgatcagatcatagaaattttattttcttgttacgatgattttccactccactctgaaattatttgaacttttcaaatgtttcagacttgtgtttcatcaagtagatatacccatatctgctcaaatcatctgtgaaggtgagaatataacgatacccgccgcgagcctcaataatcattggaccacatacatcagcatgtatgatttccaacaaatcagttgctcgctccatagttccggagaacggcgttttagtcatcttgcccatgagacacggttcgcaagtaccaagtgattcataatcaagtgattccaaaagtccaccagtatggagtttcttcatgcgctttacactgatatgacctaaacggcagtgccacaaataagttgcactatcattatcaactctgcatcttttggtttcaacattatgaatatgtgtatcactactatcgagatttaataaaaatagaccactcttcaagggtgcatggccataaaagatattactcatataaatagaacaaccattattctctgatttaaatgaataaccgtctcgcatcaaacaagatccagatataatgttcatgctcaacgctggcaccaaataacaattatttaggtctaaaactaatcctgatggcagatgtagaggtagcgtgccgaccgcgatcacatcgactttggaaccatttcccacgcgcatcgtcacctcgtccttagccaatcttcgcttaatccgtagtccctgtttcgagttgcaaatattagcaatagaaccagtatcaaatacccaggtgctactgcgagcattagtaaggtacacatcaataacatgtatatcacatatacctttgttcactttgccatccttcttatccgccaaatacttggggcagttccgcttccagtgtccagtctgcttgcagtagaagcactcagtctcaggcttaggtccagacttgggtttcttctcttgagcagcaacttgtttgctgttcttcttgaagttccccttcttcttccctttgctctttttcttgaaactggtggtcttattgaccatcaacacttgatgctccttcttgatttctacctccgcaacctttagcattgcgaagagctcgggaatagtcttgtccatcccttgcatattatagttcatcatgaagctcttgtagcttggtggcagtgattgaagaattctgtcaatgacactatcatcaggaagattaactcccagttgaatcaagtgattattatacacagacattttgagtatgtgttcactaacagaactattctcctccatcttacagctatagaacttattggagacttcatatctcttaatccgggcatttgcttaaaatattaacttcaactcctggaacatctcatatgctccatgacgttcaaaacgtcgttgaagacacggttccaagccgtaaagcatggcacactgaacaatcgagtagtcatcagctttgctctgccagacattcttaacgtcgtcagttgcatcagcagcaggcctggcacccagcggtgcttccaggacgtaattcttctctgtagcaatgaggataatcctcaggttacggacccagtccgtgtaattgctaccatcatctttcaacttagctttctcaaggaacgcattaaaattcaacggaacaacaacacgagccatctatctacatcaaacatagacaagcaaaatactatcaggtactaagttcatgataaatttaagttcagttaatcatattacttaagaactcccacttagacagacatctctctaatcatctaagtgatcacgtgatccaaatcaactaaaccatgtctgatcatcacgtgagatggagtagtttcaatggtgaacatcactatgttgatcatatctactatatgattcacgttcgacctttcggtctccgtgttccgaggccatatctgtatatgctaggctcgtcaagtttaacctgagtattccgcgtgtgcaattgttttgcacccgttgtatttgaacgtagagcctatcacacctgatcatcacgtggtgtctcagcatgaagaactttcgcaacagtgcatactcagggagaacacttcttgataatttagtgagagatcatcttaaaatgctaccgtcaatcaaagcaagatacgatgcataaaggataaacatcacatgcaatcaatataagtgatatgatatggccatcatcatcttgtgcttgtgatctccatctttgaagcaccgtcgtgatcaccatcgtcaccggcgcgacaccttgatctccatcgtagcatcgttgtcgttacaccatctattgcttctacgactatcgctaccgcttagtgataaagtaaagcaattacagggcgtttgcatttcatacaataaagcgacaaccatatggctcctacgagttgccgataacttcggttacaaaacatgatcatctcatacaataaaatatagcatcacgtcttgaccatatcacatcacaacatgccctgcaaaaacaagttagacatcctctactttgttgttgcaaattttacgtggctgctacgggctgagcaagaaccattcttacctacgcatcaaaaaccacagcgatagtttgtcaagttggtgctgttttaaccttcgcaaggaccggatgtagccacactcggttcaactaaagtgagagagacagacacccgccggtcacctttaagcaacgagtgctcgtagcggtgaaaccagactcgcgtaagcgtacgcgtaatgtcggtccgggccgcttcatctcataatgccgctgaaccaaagtatgacatgctggtaagcagtatgacttatatcgcccacaacttacttgtgttctactcgtgcatataacatctacgcataaagcctggctcgaatgccactgttggggaacgtagtaatttcaaaaaaaatcctacgcacacgcaagatcatggtgatgcatagcaacgagaggggagagtgttgtccacgtaccctcgtagaccgaaagcggaagcattatgacaacgcggttgatgtagtcgtacgtcttcacgatccgaccgatccaagtaccgaacgtacggcacctccgagttcagcacacgttcagctcgatgacgatccccggactccgatccagcagggtgtcggggatgagttccgtcagcacgacagcgtggtgatgatgatgatgttctaccggcgcagggcttcgcctaagcaccgctatgatatgaccgaggtggaatatggtggaggggggcaccgcacacggctaaggaacgatcccgaagatcaacttgtgtctctagaggtgcccccctgcccccgtatataaacgagggggggggggaggtgcgaccggccccctaggggtgcgcNNNNNNNNNNNNNNNNNNNNNNNNNNNNNNNNNNNNNNNNNNNNNNNNNNNNNNNNNNNNNNNNNNNNNNNNNNNNNNNNNNNNNNNNNNNNNNNNNNNNNNNNNNNNNNNNNNNNNNNNNNNNNNNNNNNNNNNNNNNNNNNNNNNNNNNNNNNNNNNNNNNNNNNNNNNNNNNNNNNNNNNNNNNNNNNNNNNNNNNNNNNNNNNNNNNNNNNNNNNNNNNNNNNNNNNNNNNNNNNNNNNNNNNNNNNNNNNNNNNNNNNNNNNNNNNNNNNNNNNNNNNNNNNNNNNNNNNNNNNNNNNNNNNNNNNNNNNNNNNNNNNNNNNNNNNNNNNNNNNNNNNNNNNNNNNNNNNNNNNNNNNNNNNNNNNtaggggtgcgcctggaggagtcctactcccaccgggagtaggacccccccctcttgccttggtggagaaggaaaggggggaggggaaagaggaaagggggccgccccccctttccttgtccttttcggactagggggggagggggtgcgcggcctgccctggccggctctcctcttctccctcatggcccatgtaggcccattaaccccccccgggggggggtctggtaaccccccggtactccggtaaaatcccgatttcacccggaacgtttccgatatccaaatataggcttccaatatatcaatctttatgtctcgaccatttcaagactcctcgtcatgtccgtgatcacatctaagactccgaacaaccttcagtacatcaaaacttataaactcataataaaactgtcatcgtaactttaagcgtgcggaccctacggggtcgagaactatgtagacatgacctagaactgtttccggtcaataaccaatagcggaacctggatgctcatattggctcccacatattctacgaagatctttatcggtcaaaccgcataacaacatacgttgttccctttgtcatcggtatgttacttgcccgagattcgatcgtcagtatccaatacctagttcaatctcgttaccggcaagtctctttactcgttacgtaatgcatcattccataactaactcattagctacattgcttgcaagacttatagtgatgtgcattaccgagagggcccagagatacctctccgacaatcggagtgacaaatcctaatctcaaaatacgccaactcaacatgtaccttcggagacacctgtagagctcctttataatcacctagttacgttgtgacgtttgatagcacacaaagtgttcctccggtaaacgggagttgcataatctcatagttgtaggaactttgtataagtcatgaagaaagcaatagcaacatactaaacgatcaagtgctaggctaacggaatgggtcaagtcaatcacatcattctcctaatgatgtgatcccgttaatcaaatgacaacacatgtctgtggttaggaaacataaccatcattgattaatgagctagtcaagtagaggcatactggtgacattaagtttgtctatgtattcacacatgtattatgtttccggttaatacaattctagcatgaataataaacatttatcatgatacgaggaaataaataataactttattattgcctctagggcatatttccttcactgcgtCCCTGGCCGGTACTACCGTGTGCCTTTGCGGTACTACTGCTCTCtttagcagtactaccgcatgccacaacacaacaacactaggagtccttccttTTGCAGAGACACGGATAAACGGTGGTTTCTCCAAAGAGGCAAAGGAAAGGTGATGCAAAGCAATGGACGTGTACGTGATgactccacccaaacctttccaaagcggaactcctcttaatagtacgacaTTCCTGCGACTCAAATCCACCGGAAAGAAACGTAGAGAAAACTCCGTCTTCACTAGACTCCGAGGGGCAACGAATCGTCTTGTGTCTAAACATGAGAtaactgaaatgctcaatgcacatgattagtccgcaaatgcattatcGTCAATCACCAAAAACACATGAggtgaaatatgcccttacactctccctgccttcttcttcttcttccccgcaCCAATCCTGTGAGTTCAAGTAGGTGCTACtatcccgtagcatgcacctatgCATTGGAAGAGGCTTAAGACCATTTTTTACAATTTTTGGGACGACTTTATTCAATAACAATCATGTCCTTTTCAAGGGTAGGGATAAGGAAATTAGGGGGCGGCACTATTAGCTTCTCGATAACAATGGAAAGATCATCGCTACGCTAAATGGTCAGATCAGAATTTTGTTATATGAAAAAATAAATTCTAAAACTTCTGTTCTTTTTACAAATCaataattaaataaaaataaaaaagagaacaaACCGCGTGGATGAATTACGAATCTACCACAACATGGAAAAGGAAAGAAAAGGCGAGTGTGGTGGGCGCTTCATTTCCGTTCCCTCCTCCGGTCCTCCCGCCCGTCTGATTCCCGCTCTTCCCTCTCCTTTTCCAAGAAAGCCCGCACCACTTACAAGAGAGGGAGGGACAGACagcggagcggcggcggcggcgatggggatccaggGTTTGCTGCCGCAACTCAAGTCGATAATGGCGCCCATCAGGGTGGAGGACCTGAGGGGGCAGACGGTCGCCGTCGACACCTACTCCTGGCTCCACAAGGGCGCCCTCTCCTGCGGCGACCGCCTCTGCAAGGGCATCCCCACCACCAGGTTCCCCTTCCTCCCCGCCCCTTTCTTGGACTGACGAAAAACTAGTTTTGACCCCGATAGGGTCTCCTGATCCGTTCCCCACATTGCCGAATCCTAATCGATGGATCGAGGAAGTTTATTCCTTTGCGATGCATTTCACCCCCAATCCCTCAACGGATTGGCAGCCTCTCGAATAGTGACCGCACCAGCACAACTGCTTGGTCCAGACATGTTTCTTGATTGGGTTGGTGTCCCAACCGGTGAATGTGAATCCCATTCCAGATGAAGGATAAACGGGGCCCCTTGTTTGTGTTGTTTCTCGCAGGATTGCGGAAAGGAGACGCGCTTCGTTTGTTCTGTTGTACCCTAAAACTGAATTTCCCCTTCTGTCCCAGTGCCAAGAATTCTTCTATCTATAGgttggttatatatatatatacacgagaAACATATCTGGGAAAGATCTGGTTCTGTTTTAGTTACAAAATCCACCATTTCAATTCGTAGAAGTTTTGTTGGAGATGTCTACGTATGAAGATTTCTGTAACTACTAACTTTGCATCGTTGTCTTCTTATACTGTAGTTTTTTTTTGATGCAGTTGAAATTGATTTGTCACTGAATCGTAGTGCAGAGAACCATATAGTTATGTACAGCTGCAATTCACTATCACATCCTGAGTGCTCCACCATAAACTCACCTGCGTTTGCCCCCTTGAATTTGAACCAGGCATATTGAGTACTGCATGCATAGGGTTAACTTGTTGCGGCACCATGGTGTGAAGCCAATTCTTGTATTTGATGGAGGCTTTCTGCCAATGAAGAGCGAACAAGAGGTCAAACGTGCAAGGTATGCTCTTCTTTGACGGTAATTGTCTAGTGTGTTTCAGCTGTCAGGGGACATTTGCATTACCTTTCAACAATGTTAAATGTATTTGGAAGTTTCTTTGCATATGTGCTACTGTTGTGGTCATCTGGGGCTCTCTACCTATGCAGTGCAGTTGTAAAATTATTACCTAATGTTGAATCTGTCAAGGGGCTCTGCAGTTTTTGTTGTCTCTATGCAGTCATCATTCAACAGTATTATTTACTGGATGCTAATTATGCAATCCTTCAGGTCACGAAAGGAAAATCTTGAGCGTGCCAGGGAACATGAAGCAGCTGGGAATTCTCGCGCTGCTTTCGACTGCTACCAGAAAGCTGTTGATATTACACCTAAAATTGCTTTAGAACTGATCCAGGTACAGATGTAAATTCCGTGTTATATTACCAACCTGTTACCACCCATTTAAAGTAGTTCCTAACAGAGTGAGAATGTTTGGTTTGATTTCTATAAATTGTCTTTAAACATGCAATGCAGGTACTGAAGCAAGAAAAGGTCGATTATATTGTTGCACCTTATGAAGCAGATGCACAAATGACATTCTTATCTGTCAACAAACTTGTTGACGCTGTAATTACCGAGGATTCAGATTTGATACCATTTGGCTGTTCTAGAGTAAGCACACTATTACAACCCCCTCCTCAGCCCTCAACATATACCATAACCTTTCTATTTACTAGCACAATGCCCGTGCCTTGCTATGAAACTATAAAATATGAGGAGTTAGGCCACTGGATTAGAAAATCATTAATATTGTTCTGCAGCCTTTGTGCACAATTCATGACTAAAAAGAGCAAAAATACATGAAAGATCATGCGGCTGGCATTGGAGAATCTTAAGAGATCATAGTAGGTCATTTGGAAGACGCAACATTTCGGATGTTTAAACATATGAGAATAGGCAGTAGTAAGTTGACTGCACAAGGTCGTGGATCGGGTAGGAGGACAAAATCTATCTTTGCTTTGGAATTACAATTTGTTCACTCTCTTTTTCTGTGATATAGAACTGGAGGAACTTGGTTGGTAAGAGAAACTGAAAACATAAGCATATATCTGAGTTGGAGCCGCATTTCAGGTTTTTGTTATTTGTGTCTTCATCAGTGTTGGTCTCATATGAAAGTAGTGTACTTGTTTATTTATGTCAGGTCCCACATGTGAGTAAAAGTCCATTTGTTTATATATGTCTTTAGAAGGTTGCTCACCCCACATATTGGTAGAGGTGCATTTGTTTATTAGTGAAGATTGTTGGTCCCACATGTGAACTCACCACTAGCTCCAACTTTTATAAGCAGGAAAGATTATCTTGGTATCATGTTTTGGCAGTTGAATAACCACCATTCTCTGAGCTTGTCCTCTGAGAACATTACTTGTATTCTCTCATTTTTATGTATCTTATTGTAATGTGCAGATTATTTTCAAGATGGACAAATTTGGGCAAGGTGTTGAATTCCAGATAACGCGATTGGAACGAAACAGGGAGCTGGACTTAAATGGATTCACGAAACAGATGTTACTAGAGATGTGTATTTTAAGTGGCTGTGACTATCTTCCATCCTTGCCGGGAATGGGTGTCAAACGTGCTCATGCACTCATCCAAAAACTTAAGAGTCATGAGAAGGTAAATCCTGTCTTCTCTCTGTCTATTCAATATACTACCTTCAATACacataaaaaatagtaaaaaacccacagaaaaaacagaaaacatgtgtAGCACAGTTGTCCCtacaagataaaaacagacctAATAAGGACAAATGTGCATAATGCGCAAGCAGAATAAATAGTTCAAGACACGGCTACTACAGGCAAAACAAAAGGTTGACTGGTCCAACTTTTATGAAGCTATTATCTTATTATCTTATAGTTAGTTATTCAACGTACAACCAAATGTTACAAATGAGATTTCTGTTTAAACTAGTCATGCAACCTGGTGATCAATAAAACAATGAGTTCTTAGTGTGATGGAAGTTAATGGAATGCATGCTTTCAGGTAATCAAGCACCTGAGGTACAGTGCTGTTTCTGTTCCACCTCAATATGAAGAGAATTTCAAGAAGGCAATATGGGCTTTTCAGTTTCAAAGGGTCTATGATCCTGCGACAGAAGATATTGTTCATTTGTCTGGCATTCCTCATGACCTCAGCGAAGACGACTTTCTGGGCCCATATCCTTTGTAAACTTATATTTTTAGTTAGATATTATATAAATATGATAAGCTGATGTTTATTCACTTCATAAATTGATCTTTTCCATCATTCGTCCATTCCTTCTAATGTCCATTGAATACAGGCGAATTTGAAAATAAGCTAAGGGTTTCATGACACCATATTACTCAGTAATCCCAAATCGTTTTACCTCCTGAAGGAACTCTACTTTCATGCACTAGAGCATTTCCTTAATTAGTTTATACATGGTTACCACAGGCTGTTGTTAAAGGTATTGCTCTAGGGGAAATCGATCCACTTACAAAAGAACCATTTGAGGtactctctgtttccttctgtgcTGTTCTTGTCAGGTTTTTGTCTTCCACAAGATTTTTTGTGTCAATCTACAGTTATgggaaagttatgcttgttttctcTCATATGCTTTACTAATTTGCCGTTTTAGTTTGCTGGTGCTTTGTTCCTCCTAATGTAATTCACCCCGCTCTTCTGAGGAGCCTTGTGCATGTAAAAGCATGTGCATGCACAAACAAAGCATGATGCAATTTCATGAATAACACCAAATATGAGGGCTTTTTAGAATTTTTTTCTGTATTTTAACAACGTTCTCCTTATTGATTAAGTAAAGGAAGTCTTGAGAATAACATTACACTAGCCCAGCATGGAAGATATGAAAAGGggaaataacaaaaatatttagtTATAAAATAGACAAGGTTCCTCACTAAAACAAAAGAATGGAAGTAAATATAAGTTGTCATGTTTTCATGTATTTTTGGCGCCTCTTACTAAATGTACTACCATCATCTTACAGAAGTAGAAATAAGTAATTTTTGTCACTTGTTTATCAAATATTATACCAGCATGTACTTAGTTATAGTGCAGGATGTGCAAACTACCAACATGTAGTTGTGTCTTCGTTCTTGATTATCTTATTGAGGTTTCTGCCTTACGTATACATATCTTGCAGGCCAGCATTCCTTGCAGTGCACCTGCTGCTGACAAAGGTTATATGGTCAAGGAGTCTATTATTCCTTCAAATGGAAAGAAGAGGCTAGAATTGCCTGTGCAGAAGAACATATTGACAAATTACTTCTGTATCCTCTCAATGCATCTTAATTTTATTCAAGAAAACTTTGGATGAATTAAGTTTATTAAAGTGAGCTCCTAGATGCGTGTATATAATTCACATTTATGAATTGCCCTGGACAAGAATCTTGTTAATTTTTGGTTTTTAAAACCTGAATACCTGATTAGATCATTTGAACAGTTTTCTTACCCCACCACCCCAAATATTTTGGCAGGTAAAGGCGATGTACGAAATGTAGTAATGTTATTGTCCATATTGTCTTGTTGATTGGGCTAATTTGCATCCTTTATTCACACTATTTAACTATCCATTGCACTATCCTTAACCTTTAGAAGGCTTAGCATCGCTTGAGGCAAAACGGAAGTTCAGGGCACCGAAGGTTACACCCAAGCAAAAAATGTTGAATGGATCTTCTTTGCCGAGCCCTCAGACTGAAGACTCTGGCACCCCTGATTCAATTGAAGACACTAGCTTGCCAATGAATAATATTCAATTCTCTCAGTATAGTTCTGAGCATTTTAGCTCTGAACCTCCTCGAGATGATTCAATTGATGCTTCTCAATGTAGTACTGGTCGTGCCTTCCCCTGGGGCGATTCAGATAGTGTTTCACCCCACTGTAGTTCTCATGATATTGGCAATGGTCCTCTTTCTAGGGATCAACACATTGAAGATGCAGAGGTATTTCTTATTACTGTACTGCGTAAACATTTGCAATGCTCTCTTAGTCCTACCTTCTTACTGTGGACATATTTCTCTTGTCCTTGTGTCTTGCTTGTCTTTTCAGGTTGAGGTCAGTTATTGCAACACAAGTGCAATGCCAATAAGTCCTTGCTTAGAGAGTAAGATCTCTAATTTCTGTAGTTGATGTGTGACTTAATCCATAAGTCATGTGATAGTTTCTTTATTCATGGAGAGTCAACATTAACCATCTTGGGACTGATTTCAGTATTTCATATGTGCCTGTTTTATGTTTCTAGGGACTTCGCCTGGGATAGCAGATCTATCATTAGTTTCTCACAACACGGAGCCATCGAGACCAGTGCCACATTATGCTGAAAGTTATGTGGCTCCTACTGTAAGGAGTTCATACTTCAAGAAAGATAAGAGGGTTTTCACAAATCAAGTAGAAGACCagttagatgatgatgatgatgataacgcTGAGACTGGCACTTCCACTCTTTCTGGAGTTCAACCGGGGAACCCTGGAGGTGTTGTGAAGAGAAGAAAACTTTGGGATCCCCAAAATTTTGAAGACGTAAATGATTGTTTTAATTTCTACTTATCATTACATGGCAGCTAGCCTAGTAGTACTACTGTGGTACTAGCTGGTATCTGATATGCTGTTTGTGCAGGAAACATTGCCGCCAACTAGTTCACATGACAGTCCAGCAGTTGATGAAGGTAATAGTTCTACCTTGTTTTTATTTTGCCTTTGTTTCTTCTTTTTGATAATTTGAACCTGTTCCTTGTTCCATTGCTATGTTGGATATGAAGATAATATGACTAAAAAGGATTGCAAGTAACATCAGCCTCTGTTTGTCCTTTGCTTGTTACATGCTTGCAGTTTGGTGGATATTTCACTTGGCAGCTTGATTATCATCCCCTGGAATGTTTTTTGTGTGTCATATTAAACTTTACTCATTTTTTAGTTGTTATTCTTGGTCACAAGGAATGTTAAGCATTTCAGTCATTTATTCAAGCTTGGGTTTTTAAACCAATTTAACCAAGGTTACCGCTTTAAAGTAAATTCAGTTTAGATGCTTCTCAATCTTCATTTTCCATGCAATTCTTCCTGTATTATAGATCGTTTATGTACCATTTGCCACTTTTTTTATTACAATCTGTCTTGATCTTTAGAGAGCAATCTGTGTAATGTCTGAAATTATTGCAGGCTGTGGTACTGATTCCCTTGATGACATCGACACAAATTCTGAAGGAAGATTCGGATGCAATGTTTCCCATGTGAATAATTACAGTGGCATTGCGAAGAAATCGATGGATAAGTTTGCTGCACTGATATCGTCTTTCAGATACGCAGGCTCCCGTGCCAGTGGCCTTCGTGCTCCTTTAAAGGATGTGAAGAATACCCTTTCTGTGAGGTATGCAGCTTCATAACTTGTGCATATACACAATTTACTTATCAGTACATG contains:
- the LOC119277191 gene encoding exonuclease 1-like gives rise to the protein MGIQGLLPQLKSIMAPIRVEDLRGQTVAVDTYSWLHKGALSCGDRLCKGIPTTRHIEYCMHRVNLLRHHGVKPILVFDGGFLPMKSEQEVKRARSRKENLERAREHEAAGNSRAAFDCYQKAVDITPKIALELIQVLKQEKVDYIVAPYEADAQMTFLSVNKLVDAVITEDSDLIPFGCSRIIFKMDKFGQGVEFQITRLERNRELDLNGFTKQMLLEMCILSGCDYLPSLPGMGVKRAHALIQKLKSHEKVIKHLRYSAVSVPPQYEENFKKAIWAFQFQRVYDPATEDIVHLSGIPHDLSEDDFLGPWLPQAVVKGIALGEIDPLTKEPFEASIPCSAPAADKGYMVKESIIPSNGKKRLELPVQKNILTNYFCLASLEAKRKFRAPKVTPKQKMLNGSSLPSPQTEDSGTPDSIEDTSLPMNNIQFSQYSSEHFSSEPPRDDSIDASQCSTGRAFPWGDSDSVSPHCSSHDIGNGPLSRDQHIEDAEVEVSYCNTSAMPISPCLERTSPGIADLSLVSHNTEPSRPVPHYAESYVAPTVRSSYFKKDKRVFTNQVEDQLDDDDDDNAETGTSTLSGVQPGNPGGVVKRRKLWDPQNFEDETLPPTSSHDSPAVDEGCGTDSLDDIDTNSEGRFGCNVSHVNNYSGIAKKSMDKFAALISSFRYAGSRASGLRAPLKDVKNTLSVRSILRPPEQNLRCTAKKTARGHRSQSRSRSDASNSADGPPDLSAFTHSPVFLPDLGKVTDKDAPARSTTGGCPDQSKNTRKAVGTAVSPDLSTFAYTPTTTASRPERSKFSTAIRTADSPDLSTFAYRPTTTASRSERSKLSPTAIRTADSPPDLITFAYKPMKPLDGSRVAGTTLAASGRNSRGKFT